From Acidobacteriota bacterium, one genomic window encodes:
- the ggt gene encoding gamma-glutamyltransferase has protein sequence MKRRSWAATLILLFVASAPITPRAASREPVRARRGMVASTSEIASRVGVEIMQRGGNAIDAAVAVGLALAVTWPSAGNIGGGGFMMIRRANGNTEIIDYRERAPLAASRDMYLDKNGGVIKGASTVGYKAVGVPGTVAGLSLALERHGKLKWAEVIEPARKLATEGFTVSYHLSRSLQGAESKKLLTQFPDSNRIFLRDGRFYDEGERLLQPELGATLARLKDKGPREFYEGKTAQMIAGDMKANGGLITEKDLKQYEPTIRKPLKGTYRGYEIVTMPPPSSGGAALLEMLNILEHYNLAELGPGSSDTIHLLVESQRRAFADRAEFMGDADFVKVPVEGLISKKYADDLAKTIDSERATPSDKVRAGKPESTQTTHFTIIDEEGNVVSNTYTLNGGYGSGVTVRGTGMLLNNEMDDFTSKPGVPNAYGLLQSENNAIAPRKRPLSAMTPTIVLKDNKVWFAIGSPGGPTIINTVLQVIVNVVDFGMSIQQAIDTPRFHHQWMPDRIEFEPLGINRDTRMALERKGHVFAEKARNMGDAEGVMIDPKTGMRLGASDPRSGGVPVGY, from the coding sequence ATGAAAAGGCGAAGTTGGGCGGCAACTTTGATTCTCCTGTTCGTCGCATCGGCGCCGATTACTCCGCGCGCTGCTTCGCGGGAACCTGTCCGCGCTCGACGCGGCATGGTCGCGTCCACCAGCGAGATCGCTTCGCGGGTTGGGGTCGAGATAATGCAGCGCGGCGGAAACGCGATCGACGCGGCGGTGGCAGTCGGGCTCGCGCTCGCAGTGACCTGGCCGAGTGCCGGCAACATTGGGGGAGGCGGCTTCATGATGATTCGCCGCGCTAACGGCAATACCGAAATCATTGACTATCGTGAGCGCGCGCCGCTCGCCGCCTCGCGAGATATGTATCTCGACAAGAACGGCGGCGTGATCAAGGGCGCATCGACCGTAGGCTACAAGGCGGTGGGCGTGCCGGGAACAGTTGCCGGCCTGTCGCTGGCGCTCGAGCGTCACGGCAAACTGAAATGGGCTGAGGTCATTGAACCCGCGCGCAAGCTGGCAACCGAAGGATTCACCGTCAGCTATCACCTCTCTCGAAGCTTGCAAGGTGCGGAGAGCAAGAAGCTTCTCACTCAATTCCCCGACAGTAACAGGATCTTTCTGCGCGATGGCCGGTTCTATGACGAAGGCGAGCGGCTCCTTCAGCCTGAACTGGGCGCGACTCTTGCTCGATTGAAAGACAAGGGACCGCGCGAGTTCTACGAAGGAAAGACCGCGCAGATGATCGCCGGCGACATGAAAGCTAACGGCGGGCTGATAACCGAAAAGGACCTGAAGCAATACGAGCCGACTATTCGCAAGCCGCTCAAGGGAACGTATCGCGGCTACGAGATCGTCACGATGCCGCCGCCGTCTTCGGGTGGCGCGGCGTTGCTCGAGATGTTGAACATTCTCGAACACTACAACCTCGCCGAACTTGGACCCGGCTCATCGGACACGATTCATCTGCTAGTAGAATCTCAGCGTCGCGCGTTCGCCGATCGCGCTGAGTTTATGGGCGATGCTGACTTCGTCAAAGTGCCGGTCGAGGGATTGATCTCAAAGAAGTACGCAGATGATCTCGCGAAGACGATCGACTCGGAGCGCGCGACGCCAAGCGACAAAGTCCGAGCCGGGAAGCCTGAGTCAACCCAGACGACACATTTCACGATCATCGACGAAGAAGGCAATGTCGTCAGCAACACCTACACACTCAACGGCGGCTACGGCTCGGGGGTGACGGTGCGCGGAACCGGAATGCTGCTCAACAACGAGATGGACGACTTCACCTCGAAGCCCGGCGTTCCCAACGCGTATGGCTTGCTTCAGAGTGAAAACAACGCCATCGCGCCGCGTAAACGTCCGCTCTCGGCTATGACTCCGACGATCGTGTTGAAAGATAACAAGGTATGGTTCGCGATCGGCAGCCCGGGCGGTCCGACGATCATCAACACCGTTCTGCAAGTGATTGTGAATGTCGTAGACTTCGGCATGAGCATTCAGCAGGCGATCGACACTCCGCGCTTTCATCATCAATGGATGCCGGACCGGATAGAGTTCGAGCCGCTCGGCATCAACCGCGACACTCGAATGGCGCTTGAAAGGAAGGGGCACGTCTTTGCTGAGAAGGCTCGAAACATGGGCGACGCTGAAGGCGTGATGATCGACCCGAAAACCGGGATGCGATTGGGAGCTTCTGATCCGAGGTCAGGTGGAGTTCCGGTTGGGTATTAG
- a CDS encoding type II toxin-antitoxin system RelE/ParE family toxin, whose translation MKLACFVGTAREDLAAFPESARRRAGYELFMVQVGREPADFKPMPSVGPGAYEIRVRDEAGTFRVIYVAKFEHAVYVLHAFQKKTRKTSQADIELAARRYKLIGEG comes from the coding sequence ATGAAGCTGGCGTGTTTCGTTGGTACGGCGCGCGAGGATTTGGCAGCCTTCCCCGAGTCCGCACGTCGACGCGCCGGTTACGAATTGTTCATGGTACAAGTGGGCCGCGAGCCCGCAGACTTCAAGCCCATGCCGAGCGTGGGGCCGGGCGCCTATGAGATTCGCGTGCGCGACGAAGCCGGCACGTTTCGCGTGATCTACGTGGCGAAGTTCGAGCATGCGGTTTACGTGCTACATGCCTTTCAGAAGAAAACACGGAAGACCTCACAGGCAGACATCGAACTGGCGGCGAGGCGTTACAAGCTGATCGGAGAGGGATAA
- a CDS encoding XRE family transcriptional regulator has protein sequence MKKPNKRITRGSGNVFLDLGFPPHEAVVMLLRCELAEALRKWIAREGLTQAQAATRLGVVQPRISEIARNKVDKLSLDYLVGLCTKAGVSVAVRLAA, from the coding sequence ATGAAGAAACCCAACAAGCGCATCACACGGGGCAGCGGCAATGTGTTTCTAGATCTGGGCTTTCCGCCGCACGAGGCGGTCGTCATGCTGCTGCGCTGTGAACTGGCCGAGGCGCTACGGAAATGGATAGCCCGCGAGGGTTTGACGCAAGCGCAGGCGGCCACGCGTCTAGGCGTGGTACAACCGCGCATCTCCGAGATCGCACGCAACAAGGTGGACAAGCTCTCGCTCGACTACCTGGTGGGCTTGTGCACGAAGGCCGGCGTGTCGGTCGCAGTGAGATTAGCAGCGTAA
- a CDS encoding type II toxin-antitoxin system HicB family antitoxin yields MNFIVELEQEEDGRWIAEVADIPGAFAYGQSQQQALAKVEALALRAIADRLEHGEIAADLVSVTFAAG; encoded by the coding sequence ATGAACTTCATTGTCGAGTTGGAACAAGAAGAAGACGGACGCTGGATTGCTGAGGTCGCCGATATTCCAGGCGCTTTCGCTTATGGTCAATCACAACAGCAAGCCTTGGCCAAGGTCGAGGCGCTGGCGTTGCGCGCTATCGCTGACAGGCTCGAGCACGGAGAGATTGCCGCCGATCTCGTCAGCGTTACGTTTGCAGCAGGATGA
- the tyrS gene encoding tyrosine--tRNA ligase: MTINEQISLLRKGTVDCIPEDELRRKLERAAKTGKPLRVKAGFDPTAPDIHLGHTVLIRKMRHFQQLGHTVIFLIGDFTGMIGDPSGRSATRPALTREQIDDNAETYKQQIFKLLDRERTEIRFNNEWFSKFTADELVRLAGKATVAQLLERDDFKKRFQAQAPISLHELLYALAQGYDSVALEADVELGGTDQKFNLLMARQVQQAYGVKEPQLIMTTPLLEGLDGVQKMSKSLNNYIGITESPRDIFGKVMSISDELMWRYYELLTDESLTDITVLRAAVERGERHPRDLKAELARRIVADFHSQAEADEASREFDQLFRDRQTPTDIPTIEKPAAAIKLVKLLASEGLAPSVAEAQRLIAQGGVRVNGERVSDIKLEVGSQPGDVAMIQVGSRKFLRVVFT; encoded by the coding sequence GTGACTATAAACGAACAAATAAGCCTCCTTCGAAAAGGCACGGTCGACTGCATTCCCGAAGACGAGCTTCGGCGCAAGCTTGAACGCGCCGCGAAGACTGGCAAGCCGCTTCGTGTGAAAGCCGGTTTCGATCCGACCGCGCCGGACATTCATCTCGGGCACACCGTGCTCATCCGCAAGATGCGCCACTTTCAACAACTAGGGCACACAGTCATTTTTTTGATCGGCGACTTCACCGGGATGATTGGCGATCCCTCGGGACGATCAGCGACGCGGCCGGCGCTCACTCGCGAACAGATCGACGATAACGCCGAGACCTACAAGCAACAGATCTTCAAGTTGCTCGACCGCGAGCGCACCGAAATCAGGTTCAACAACGAATGGTTTTCAAAGTTCACCGCCGATGAACTTGTCCGTCTGGCGGGAAAGGCAACCGTCGCGCAGTTGCTCGAGCGCGATGATTTCAAAAAGCGCTTCCAGGCTCAAGCGCCCATAAGCCTGCACGAGCTGCTCTACGCGCTGGCGCAAGGCTACGATTCGGTAGCTCTTGAAGCCGATGTCGAGCTCGGCGGCACTGATCAGAAGTTCAACTTGCTGATGGCGCGTCAGGTTCAGCAAGCCTACGGCGTGAAAGAGCCGCAGCTCATTATGACCACGCCGTTGCTTGAAGGACTCGATGGTGTGCAGAAGATGTCCAAGAGTCTGAACAACTACATCGGCATAACCGAATCCCCGCGCGATATTTTCGGCAAGGTTATGTCGATCAGCGATGAGTTGATGTGGCGTTACTACGAACTGCTGACCGATGAGTCTTTGACCGATATCACCGTGCTGAGAGCGGCGGTCGAGCGCGGCGAGCGGCATCCTCGTGACCTGAAAGCTGAGCTCGCTCGCCGCATCGTCGCCGACTTTCATTCGCAAGCGGAAGCAGATGAAGCAAGCCGCGAGTTCGATCAGTTGTTCCGCGACCGCCAGACTCCGACGGACATTCCAACTATCGAGAAGCCTGCGGCTGCGATCAAGTTGGTGAAGCTGTTGGCCTCCGAAGGCCTAGCGCCTTCCGTAGCAGAAGCACAGAGGCTCATTGCACAAGGTGGCGTCAGAGTGAACGGCGAGCGAGTGAGCGACATCAAGCTCGAAGTTGGATCGCAGCCGGGCGATGTAGCAATGATCCAGGTCGGCAGCCGAAAGTTCTTGCGTGTTGTGTTCACGTGA